In one Echinicola marina genomic region, the following are encoded:
- a CDS encoding TlpA family protein disulfide reductase, with translation MKKTTFTCFLAYLCLFGSKTYSQVASPPATKGSETAPAPVVVYGEIKAIRAVETIEISLWEKPVDIQMDAPNLLFSPILPERGTLKNGAYGKQTFHYHQKIAGPSYLSITANGRTWLDEYLVSPGDSIKLFIDESKATKYFAGPAALKFQIQKDWESIRMQERLNSPVKIFTYDKGELFADPSSETNFIANQDVIFGRKVLVELIDPEKMLREYKTDTDLIDLMSKLNGLLDNYRGDLSQRFLSRLEGEYLAGMIRIRCRTLSNIHTYAKRKGHDQLFPSILQELMKLDLPHALSLEANSFPEAYTDFLYEKARLYSKLMGCTLPEAITALHKGNERDWAMAKYLYRAYRTGQEHSERFLEQLSKIENSDLKSQLTAFHKRLAPGKPVQHFTMVDSLGNEVSIGDFKGKVVLLNSWFTGCTASSKFYQNSLEEVSKHFKDHPKVCMISLSADKSKTRWQQGRSSGKYGDPDAIQLNAHFEGLSHPFFRYYHLNAVPSQMLIDQNGNLVTSRGLNGAPEMLISKINELLK, from the coding sequence ATGAAAAAAACAACGTTCACGTGCTTCCTGGCATACCTATGCCTTTTTGGAAGCAAAACATATAGTCAGGTTGCTTCACCTCCCGCCACCAAGGGGTCGGAAACTGCTCCGGCTCCGGTGGTGGTGTATGGGGAGATTAAGGCCATCAGGGCTGTCGAGACCATTGAAATCTCCCTCTGGGAAAAGCCAGTGGACATACAAATGGATGCACCTAATCTCCTTTTTAGCCCAATCCTACCAGAAAGAGGCACCTTGAAAAACGGAGCCTATGGCAAACAGACTTTTCATTATCACCAGAAAATTGCGGGCCCTTCCTACCTGAGCATCACTGCCAATGGCAGAACCTGGCTGGACGAATACTTGGTCAGTCCCGGCGACAGTATCAAGCTGTTTATTGATGAAAGCAAGGCCACCAAATATTTTGCAGGCCCCGCAGCCCTCAAATTCCAGATCCAAAAGGATTGGGAAAGCATACGGATGCAGGAGCGATTGAATTCCCCCGTTAAGATCTTCACCTATGACAAAGGGGAGCTATTTGCTGACCCAAGTTCAGAAACCAACTTTATAGCCAATCAAGATGTCATTTTCGGGAGAAAGGTATTGGTGGAGTTGATCGATCCTGAAAAGATGCTAAGGGAGTATAAAACCGACACAGACCTTATTGACCTAATGTCAAAGCTTAATGGTCTTTTGGATAATTACCGCGGAGATCTATCACAGCGCTTTCTGTCCAGACTGGAAGGGGAATACCTTGCCGGGATGATAAGGATCCGTTGCCGCACTTTAAGCAATATCCATACTTATGCCAAAAGGAAAGGACATGACCAGCTTTTCCCATCCATCCTGCAGGAGCTGATGAAACTGGACTTGCCCCATGCGCTAAGCTTGGAGGCCAATTCCTTTCCGGAAGCTTATACGGACTTTTTGTATGAAAAAGCGCGCCTTTATTCAAAACTGATGGGATGTACCCTACCGGAGGCAATCACCGCGCTGCATAAAGGCAATGAAAGGGACTGGGCTATGGCCAAATACCTTTATCGGGCTTACCGCACAGGACAGGAGCACTCAGAAAGATTCCTTGAACAGCTTTCAAAGATTGAAAATTCAGACCTAAAGTCCCAGTTGACCGCCTTCCATAAAAGGCTCGCCCCAGGGAAGCCCGTCCAGCATTTCACCATGGTGGATAGCCTTGGGAATGAAGTAAGCATCGGAGATTTTAAAGGGAAGGTTGTCCTGCTCAACTCCTGGTTTACGGGCTGTACGGCCTCCTCCAAGTTTTACCAAAACAGCCTGGAAGAGGTGAGTAAACACTTCAAGGATCATCCAAAGGTCTGTATGATTTCTCTTTCTGCTGATAAATCCAAAACGAGATGGCAGCAGGGCAGGTCATCAGGAAAATATGGTGACCCAGACGCCATTCAGCTGAATGCCCACTTTGAAGGACTATCACATCCCTTTTTCAGGTATTACCATCTCAATGCGGTACCCTCACAGATGCTGATCGACCAGAATGGAAACCTGGTCACTAGTAGGGGACTGAACGGTGCCCCGGAAATGCTGATTAGCAAAATCAATGAATTATTAAAATAA
- the istA gene encoding IS21 family transposase: protein MAGKTITMSNLKQIIRHRDNGMALQTISKTLGIARNTVKKYLQLIDSKGFSYGELLSMNDEELDALLSDPDHVSGERYQELISFFPYMEPELKRTGVNRWVLWGEYRQKHPDGYSYSQFCESFRQWRTGLSASMRIEHVPGDKFYIDFTGDRLSIVDPVTGELTDLEVYVATLGASQYSYVEAIPSQRKEDFIAATENALHYLGGVPRALVPDNLKSAVTKADKYEPAINPDFLDFANHYGCVVFPARSRKPQDKALVEKTVSIVYSRIYAPLRNKVYHDINTLNADIRHYLNIHNNTPFQKRPETRKELFDREEKGTLAPLPAERYELKQFKYATVTKTSHISLNPENHYYSIPYRYIGKKVKVVYSASYVSVFYDGERIAFHKRSLKERGYTTVQDHMPSAHRFVSDWNPEFFLNWAKGIHPEVRHYLQVILDSYPYPEQAYKSCLGILGYDKKAGRERLINAVIRAKHYNTYNYSVITRILNSGMDSIPLDTENKSDKSVDHENIRGAESFR from the coding sequence ATGGCAGGAAAAACGATAACCATGAGTAATCTCAAACAGATAATTCGCCACCGTGACAACGGAATGGCACTGCAGACCATCTCCAAAACCTTGGGAATTGCCCGGAACACGGTCAAGAAGTACCTTCAGCTGATTGATTCCAAAGGTTTTTCTTACGGAGAGCTTTTGTCCATGAATGACGAAGAGCTTGATGCCCTACTTTCTGATCCGGACCATGTTTCAGGGGAGCGGTACCAGGAGCTTATATCTTTTTTTCCCTATATGGAACCGGAGCTTAAACGGACCGGTGTGAACCGTTGGGTCCTGTGGGGAGAATACAGACAAAAACATCCTGACGGATACAGTTACTCACAGTTCTGTGAAAGCTTCAGGCAGTGGCGTACCGGTCTATCTGCCAGTATGAGAATTGAACATGTTCCGGGAGATAAATTCTATATAGACTTTACGGGTGATAGGCTGTCCATAGTAGATCCTGTAACAGGTGAACTCACTGATCTGGAAGTGTATGTTGCCACACTCGGAGCCAGTCAATACAGCTATGTAGAAGCCATTCCCTCCCAAAGAAAAGAAGACTTCATAGCAGCCACTGAAAATGCTTTACATTACCTGGGCGGTGTTCCCAGGGCCCTGGTGCCCGACAACCTCAAAAGCGCGGTCACCAAAGCCGACAAGTATGAACCGGCCATCAACCCCGATTTCCTGGACTTTGCCAACCATTACGGCTGTGTGGTCTTTCCGGCAAGGAGCAGGAAGCCGCAGGACAAGGCCTTGGTGGAAAAGACCGTCAGCATTGTCTACAGCAGGATATACGCCCCGCTCAGAAACAAAGTTTACCATGACATCAATACACTGAATGCGGATATACGGCACTACCTCAATATCCATAACAATACCCCTTTCCAGAAAAGACCGGAAACAAGGAAGGAGCTTTTCGACAGGGAAGAAAAGGGAACCCTGGCCCCCCTGCCTGCCGAAAGATATGAACTCAAACAGTTCAAGTATGCCACCGTCACTAAAACCTCCCACATATCCCTGAACCCTGAAAACCATTATTATTCTATTCCCTACAGGTATATCGGCAAAAAAGTCAAGGTTGTGTACTCAGCCAGTTACGTTTCTGTTTTCTACGATGGGGAAAGGATCGCTTTTCATAAAAGAAGCCTTAAGGAGCGCGGATACACTACGGTCCAGGACCATATGCCTTCAGCCCACAGGTTTGTAAGTGACTGGAACCCTGAATTCTTCCTGAACTGGGCAAAAGGGATACATCCTGAAGTCCGGCATTATTTACAGGTTATCCTCGACAGTTACCCGTATCCGGAACAGGCCTATAAAAGCTGTCTGGGGATTTTGGGATATGATAAAAAGGCAGGCAGGGAAAGGCTCATAAACGCAGTAATACGTGCCAAACACTACAACACTTATAATTATTCGGTCATCACCAGAATACTCAACAGCGGGATGGATTCAATCCCTTTAGATACTGAAAACAAGTCCGATAAATCAGTTGACCACGAAAACATAAGGGGAGCGGAAAGCTTCAGGTAA
- the istB gene encoding IS21-like element helper ATPase IstB has product MTQSIALNQMSKMKFHGMMEAYKTILDSNKHHDLNPEELINHLLQAEWEERENRKINRLYKTAKFRYSATVEELEFSPNRGLDKMQVLRLADMSFIKRKENILITGATGAGKSYIASALGNQACMQGVRTQYYNTTKLFPKLKMLKADGSYIKEIARIEKQDLLILDDFGIQQLDEMARMALLEIIEDRHGRASTIVVSQLPVTKWFETIGDSTIADAVLDRLVHTAHRIELKGESMRKKQ; this is encoded by the coding sequence ATGACACAGAGCATCGCATTGAACCAGATGTCCAAAATGAAGTTTCACGGAATGATGGAAGCATACAAAACCATTCTGGACAGCAACAAACATCATGATCTCAATCCCGAAGAGCTTATAAACCATCTCTTGCAGGCAGAATGGGAAGAAAGAGAGAACAGGAAAATCAACAGACTGTACAAAACGGCAAAGTTCAGGTACAGTGCCACTGTTGAAGAGCTTGAGTTCTCTCCAAACCGGGGGCTGGATAAAATGCAGGTCCTCAGACTTGCTGATATGTCCTTTATTAAACGAAAAGAAAACATACTGATCACAGGAGCAACAGGGGCCGGCAAAAGCTACATTGCTTCGGCCCTGGGAAACCAAGCCTGTATGCAAGGGGTCAGAACCCAATATTATAATACCACCAAGCTGTTCCCGAAACTCAAAATGCTGAAAGCTGACGGCTCATATATCAAAGAGATAGCGAGAATAGAAAAACAGGATTTATTGATCCTGGATGACTTCGGCATTCAGCAACTGGATGAAATGGCAAGAATGGCCCTGCTTGAAATCATAGAAGACCGCCATGGAAGGGCTTCAACAATAGTGGTATCACAACTTCCGGTTACAAAATGGTTCGAAACCATAGGTGACAGTACCATAGCCGACGCTGTTCTCGACAGACTGGTGCACACCGCACACAGAATCGAGCTAAAAGGAGAATCAATGAGAAAAAAACAATAA
- a CDS encoding helix-turn-helix domain-containing protein has product MAKKTELTDREQKLLKAIGNKMTELRQKENYTNYENFAFDKGINRSQYGKYEAGNVDLRISTLLRVIEKYDGMTLKKFFSEIDFD; this is encoded by the coding sequence ATGGCAAAGAAAACTGAACTAACCGATAGAGAGCAAAAGCTTTTAAAAGCAATTGGAAACAAAATGACTGAACTACGTCAAAAAGAGAATTACACTAACTATGAGAATTTTGCATTTGACAAAGGAATCAATCGCAGTCAATATGGTAAATATGAAGCTGGCAATGTTGACCTTCGAATTTCAACGCTTCTAAGAGTCATTGAAAAATATGATGGAATGACATTGAAGAAGTTCTTTTCAGAAATTGATTTTGATTAA
- a CDS encoding SusC/RagA family TonB-linked outer membrane protein has protein sequence MKQLILIFLLSIPYWLYAQSMESHSLYGTVHDGESGLELPGATIKIKDSNKGMVTDAEGRFSIDLDAGEYTLVLSYLGYETKELSITVPISEALNILLYPSQSELQAVEVVSTGYQELPKERATGSFVQMDKQLINRRVGADILDRLEDVTPGLVFNRVGSKTERISIRGRGTIFADASPLIVLDGFPYDGPIENINPNDVEAITVLRDAAAASIWGARAGNGVIVITTKKGSRDQSPRISFNTNLTVAERPDSFYLPRLNTADYVDWEQRLFEQGFYESAEMANDKQPLTPVIETLIAARDGLLSPQEADARIANYKALDVRRDYRDYLYRPSLAQQHNLSLSGGSQKQTYYLSLGYDRKEENLVENYQERFTIQARHQTRFLKDRLQWENGIYIVQATRVANNTGPEALRFDGLQPLYPYAQLADKAGNPLSITEDFRESFKRDAEAAGLLDWSFAPLEEIHLIDNRRKELDMRLQTGLSFELHSNLKASLRYQYWTNLRTTRNFADEASYYARNLVNRFTQQGDEGELTYPIPRGGIMDLGDLSSHSHTLRAQLAYNNTWNDKHDLDMLAGYEARSARSEGFSNILYGYDPETGNNYPVDYISRFPQYYRNAISNNIPYGTGNTGTVDNFISYYANLAYAFKKQYTLTASARKDASNLFGVDANQKAVPLWSVGAGYVLSAAPFMKSKWIDYMRLRATYGENGNVHKGVTAFTTARVYGVDRYSGLTVSTLTNPPNPDLQWERIKILNLALEFDLWEDRISGSVEWYRKAGDDLIGEMPFAPNTGIESFRGNFAATRTKGWDIQLRSSNLNGKLQWNTDLIYSHVDEKILDYQQEGSVLEYLGQGAGAQGTNIVFPMTGRPLLAVYSLPWAGLDSETGDPMGYLDGQESTDYTAIINSASPETLIYNGSAKPTHFGALRNTFAYKGFSLSFNIAYRLGYYYRRPSVRYNTIMQGQGGHADYYRRWQEPSDEARTQIPSLPESRDPQRDNFHAYSESLVEKADHIRLQDIRFSYTLEKSRLPALPFQRAEFYTYANNLGIIWKSAKDDPLDPDFRTAKPLRSIAVGVKASF, from the coding sequence ATGAAACAGCTTATACTGATTTTCTTATTATCTATACCATACTGGCTATATGCGCAGTCTATGGAAAGCCATTCCCTATACGGGACCGTCCATGATGGGGAATCTGGATTGGAATTGCCAGGCGCGACGATCAAGATCAAAGACTCGAATAAAGGAATGGTTACAGATGCCGAGGGTCGTTTCTCCATTGATCTTGATGCAGGTGAATATACTTTGGTATTGAGCTATTTGGGCTATGAAACCAAGGAGCTTTCTATTACAGTACCCATTTCGGAAGCTCTTAACATCCTACTTTATCCTTCACAGAGTGAACTGCAGGCGGTGGAAGTCGTCTCTACGGGGTATCAGGAGCTGCCAAAGGAGAGGGCCACGGGATCCTTTGTCCAAATGGACAAGCAATTGATCAATAGGAGGGTAGGGGCTGATATACTCGACCGCTTGGAGGATGTCACTCCCGGACTGGTTTTTAACCGCGTTGGCTCCAAGACCGAACGAATCAGCATCCGTGGGCGTGGTACCATCTTCGCCGATGCTAGTCCACTGATAGTCCTGGACGGTTTTCCTTATGATGGGCCTATCGAAAACATTAACCCCAATGATGTGGAAGCCATTACCGTGCTCAGGGATGCAGCAGCCGCCTCCATCTGGGGAGCAAGAGCAGGAAATGGCGTAATCGTCATCACCACCAAAAAGGGCAGTCGTGACCAAAGTCCACGGATTTCCTTTAATACCAATCTCACCGTGGCAGAACGTCCTGATTCATTTTACCTGCCCCGCCTGAATACGGCCGACTATGTGGACTGGGAGCAAAGGCTCTTTGAGCAGGGATTTTATGAAAGTGCAGAAATGGCCAATGACAAACAACCTCTCACCCCGGTCATCGAAACCTTGATTGCGGCCAGGGATGGGCTGCTCTCTCCTCAAGAGGCTGATGCACGTATAGCGAATTATAAGGCCCTTGATGTCCGTAGAGATTATAGGGATTACCTTTACCGCCCCAGTCTGGCACAGCAGCATAACCTTAGTCTCTCTGGCGGTAGCCAAAAACAGACCTATTACCTTTCTTTGGGCTATGACAGGAAAGAAGAAAACTTGGTGGAAAACTACCAGGAACGCTTTACCATACAGGCACGCCATCAGACCCGTTTTCTAAAGGACAGGTTGCAATGGGAAAATGGGATCTATATCGTACAGGCTACCCGTGTGGCCAATAATACGGGACCGGAGGCATTGCGCTTTGATGGGCTCCAGCCACTTTATCCTTATGCCCAATTGGCTGATAAGGCAGGAAATCCCCTGAGCATTACAGAGGATTTCAGGGAAAGCTTTAAAAGGGATGCAGAAGCGGCAGGACTGCTGGACTGGTCTTTTGCTCCTCTTGAGGAAATCCACCTCATTGATAACCGCCGTAAGGAATTGGACATGAGACTCCAAACAGGTCTGTCTTTTGAACTGCATTCAAATCTAAAGGCAAGCCTCCGTTACCAGTATTGGACCAACTTGCGCACTACCCGTAATTTTGCGGATGAAGCCTCCTATTATGCCCGCAATCTGGTGAACCGTTTTACCCAGCAAGGTGATGAGGGGGAACTGACCTATCCCATTCCCCGAGGCGGGATCATGGACCTAGGCGATCTTTCCAGTCATTCCCATACATTACGTGCACAGTTGGCTTATAACAATACCTGGAACGATAAACATGATCTCGACATGCTGGCAGGCTATGAGGCCAGGTCGGCACGTTCAGAGGGCTTCTCCAATATCCTCTATGGTTACGATCCCGAAACTGGCAATAACTATCCCGTGGATTATATCTCCAGATTCCCCCAGTATTACCGTAACGCCATCTCCAATAATATCCCCTATGGGACAGGGAATACCGGAACGGTGGACAATTTCATTTCCTATTATGCCAATTTGGCCTATGCCTTCAAAAAGCAATATACCTTGACCGCCAGTGCCCGAAAAGATGCTTCCAACCTCTTTGGGGTAGATGCCAACCAAAAGGCTGTACCGCTTTGGTCGGTGGGCGCTGGCTATGTCCTTTCTGCAGCACCATTTATGAAAAGCAAATGGATAGACTATATGCGATTGCGGGCCACCTACGGGGAAAACGGTAATGTGCACAAAGGCGTGACAGCCTTTACCACCGCCAGGGTGTACGGCGTGGACCGCTATTCTGGTCTTACCGTTTCCACCTTGACCAATCCGCCTAACCCGGACTTGCAATGGGAAAGGATCAAAATCCTCAATCTAGCCTTGGAGTTTGACCTCTGGGAGGACAGGATTTCTGGATCAGTGGAGTGGTACCGAAAAGCCGGAGATGACCTGATAGGGGAGATGCCCTTTGCTCCCAATACGGGGATTGAATCATTCAGGGGAAACTTTGCCGCTACACGTACAAAAGGATGGGACATCCAACTGCGTTCTAGCAATCTGAACGGAAAACTCCAGTGGAATACGGACCTGATCTACTCCCATGTGGATGAAAAAATACTGGATTATCAGCAAGAAGGCAGTGTCTTGGAATACTTGGGCCAGGGAGCAGGGGCCCAAGGTACCAATATCGTTTTTCCCATGACAGGCAGGCCGCTTTTGGCAGTTTATAGTCTCCCATGGGCTGGCCTCGATTCCGAAACAGGTGATCCTATGGGCTATCTGGACGGTCAGGAAAGCACAGACTATACGGCCATCATTAACAGTGCCTCGCCAGAGACCCTTATCTATAACGGATCAGCAAAGCCTACCCACTTTGGAGCCCTTAGGAACACCTTTGCCTATAAAGGATTCAGTCTTTCCTTTAATATCGCTTACCGTTTGGGATATTACTATCGTCGCCCTTCAGTACGCTATAATACCATCATGCAGGGGCAAGGGGGGCATGCCGATTACTATAGGCGCTGGCAAGAACCCAGTGATGAAGCAAGGACACAGATTCCCTCACTTCCAGAGAGCAGGGATCCACAGCGCGACAATTTCCATGCTTACTCAGAAAGCCTGGTGGAAAAGGCCGACCATATCCGCTTACAAGATATTCGGTTCAGCTATACCCTGGAGAAAAGCAGGCTACCTGCCTTACCCTTCCAAAGAGCAGAATTCTACACCTACGCCAATAACCTCGGGATCATATGGAAATCCGCCAAAGACGACCCCCTGGACCCCGACTTCCGTACAGCCAAACCCTTAAGGAGTATAGCAGTAGGAGTAAAGGCAAGCTTTTAA
- a CDS encoding IS1595 family transposase, producing MNLIEFTGHFPDEESCEQYIKKYREKSGIRCKNCEKITRHYWFANGRFFECSSCRRRSSLKSGTVMENSKLPLRIWLLAMLFMSATKKGFSCLELQRQLGLSRYETTFRLMHRIRSAMGQRDELYILSDMIEYDECYMETVQENQILGQLKRGKGSQKQTAVAVAAESVPLEDLDSGQKTKRCGYFKMRVMDKVDCESVNAFIRANTVGDVVLFTDKNTAYSKIEEVVATHLAVPSGKESVNDTLKWVHKAISNLKRTLLGVYHMITYKYLQNYLNEFVYRLNRRYFGKGLFERLVIAGTYPYVQ from the coding sequence ATGAACCTTATAGAATTTACGGGCCATTTCCCAGATGAGGAAAGTTGTGAACAATACATCAAGAAATACCGTGAGAAAAGCGGTATACGGTGCAAAAACTGTGAGAAGATAACCCGACACTATTGGTTTGCCAACGGCAGGTTTTTCGAATGCAGCAGTTGTCGGAGACGTTCTTCTCTTAAATCAGGGACGGTAATGGAAAACAGCAAGCTTCCGCTCCGTATCTGGCTATTGGCCATGCTGTTTATGTCGGCGACCAAGAAAGGGTTTTCCTGCCTTGAGCTCCAGCGGCAACTGGGGCTTAGCCGATATGAGACCACTTTCCGTCTGATGCACAGGATACGGTCAGCCATGGGACAACGAGATGAGCTTTATATCCTCAGTGACATGATTGAATATGACGAGTGTTATATGGAAACCGTACAGGAGAACCAGATCTTGGGTCAGCTTAAACGTGGAAAAGGCAGCCAGAAACAGACCGCAGTAGCGGTGGCGGCCGAATCGGTACCCTTGGAAGACCTGGATTCCGGGCAGAAAACAAAGCGCTGTGGCTATTTCAAAATGAGGGTCATGGACAAAGTGGACTGCGAGAGTGTCAATGCCTTTATCCGGGCCAATACCGTAGGGGATGTGGTACTGTTTACAGACAAGAACACGGCCTACTCGAAAATAGAGGAAGTGGTGGCCACCCATTTGGCCGTTCCATCGGGAAAGGAGTCCGTAAACGACACCTTAAAATGGGTACACAAAGCAATCAGTAATCTTAAAAGAACCCTGTTGGGGGTATATCACATGATAACTTATAAATATTTACAGAACTATTTAAATGAGTTTGTTTACAGATTGAACCGAAGATATTTTGGCAAAGGACTCTTTGAAAGGCTCGTTATTGCGGGCACTTACCCATACGTGCAGTAA
- a CDS encoding IS110 family RNA-guided transposase — protein MEQEIISMEVVNPQAAGIDVGSRSHWVAVGQSEQDVREYGVFNQDLFAMAEWLGEKGTKTIAMESTGSYWQNLYAMLTAKGFEVILCNGKFTKNIKGKKTDVKDCQWIQKLHTLGLLTGSFLPEGKTEELRTYCRHRANLLHSAASASKKMQKYLRLLNFRLDVVVRDICGLTGLLIIRAICEGETNPQKLASLRHGNCRKSEEDIAKALQSNGRKDYLFALKQELETYDQTQEKIARCDKEIEKMLDDIVYSDDLDHQSGHPDHPFN, from the coding sequence ATGGAACAAGAAATCATCTCCATGGAAGTCGTCAACCCTCAGGCTGCGGGTATTGACGTCGGCAGTCGCTCCCACTGGGTTGCAGTGGGCCAGTCCGAACAGGACGTTCGGGAGTACGGGGTGTTCAATCAGGATTTATTTGCCATGGCAGAATGGTTGGGGGAAAAGGGAACGAAAACCATTGCCATGGAAAGCACGGGCAGCTATTGGCAAAATCTGTATGCGATGTTGACTGCCAAAGGTTTTGAAGTGATCCTGTGCAACGGAAAGTTCACCAAAAACATCAAGGGCAAGAAAACCGACGTGAAGGACTGTCAATGGATCCAGAAACTCCATACCCTTGGCCTGTTGACCGGAAGTTTCCTTCCCGAAGGCAAAACCGAAGAGCTTCGGACCTATTGTCGCCATCGGGCAAACCTTCTTCACTCTGCCGCCTCAGCATCAAAGAAAATGCAGAAATACCTCCGGCTGCTCAACTTTCGGTTGGATGTAGTAGTCAGGGATATCTGCGGACTTACCGGACTGCTGATCATCCGGGCCATCTGCGAAGGGGAAACCAACCCGCAGAAACTTGCTTCCCTGCGTCATGGAAACTGCCGGAAAAGCGAAGAAGATATAGCCAAGGCCTTGCAGAGCAATGGAAGAAAAGATTACCTGTTTGCACTGAAACAGGAGCTGGAGACTTATGATCAGACCCAGGAAAAAATCGCCCGATGCGATAAAGAGATCGAGAAGATGCTGGATGATATTGTATATTCCGATGATCTTGACCACCAATCCGGTCATCCTGACCACCCTTTCAATTAG
- a CDS encoding AAA family ATPase: protein MFKYSLDNFRSYCNQSFDFSRVNILIGENSGGKSSLLKSLLALKQTVEYPDISNLILNGKYADLGNFKETIKNQDDRKSLSFSFSFKDELPGFFNYFFLEEFQKRNPEKSKKIKGYVGKAFKHETISKFIINNKLEDHTSIKSIFENKHLGKLEIEYLNEKEKGDEEFDLLTRIKTCNLIYSNSSRNEKFIFSNVEYSKRGFLTFIDPQSFRRECEKFEDEELFYEVGLFLINQNLIEYYLDNIQYLNPLSSTPKRIYLNKDSQSEYEKADLDKFTNLITTNQISKEKINKFDKILKEYGIADGIKVFSSKNLPVSELRVKIKNLVSNIYDVGYGVSLQIPMIFEAFIAENEGGKTFIIEQPEVHLHPKLQAKFIETLLKLGEKNNYIIETHSEHLVRKLQVVVKNKSYSVTNKEVKVFYFSRNEDSFEISNHDFDNNGIMNKQFPSGFYDNSYLLTKELMF from the coding sequence ATGTTTAAATATTCCTTAGATAACTTTAGAAGTTATTGTAACCAATCATTTGATTTTTCTCGTGTCAACATTTTAATTGGTGAAAATAGTGGTGGAAAAAGTTCTCTATTAAAATCGCTACTAGCACTTAAACAAACTGTTGAATATCCAGATATTAGCAATTTAATCTTAAATGGGAAATACGCAGATTTAGGCAATTTTAAAGAAACAATTAAAAACCAAGATGATAGGAAAAGTCTCTCTTTTTCCTTTTCATTCAAAGATGAATTACCAGGTTTTTTCAACTATTTTTTCCTAGAAGAATTCCAAAAAAGAAACCCAGAAAAATCTAAAAAAATCAAAGGATATGTAGGAAAAGCATTTAAACATGAAACAATTTCAAAATTTATTATAAACAATAAATTAGAAGACCACACTTCAATTAAATCTATTTTTGAAAATAAACATCTCGGAAAACTTGAAATTGAATATTTAAATGAAAAAGAGAAAGGTGATGAAGAATTTGATCTTCTCACTAGAATTAAGACTTGTAACTTAATTTATTCTAATTCTTCAAGAAATGAGAAATTTATATTTTCTAATGTAGAATATAGCAAACGGGGATTTTTAACTTTTATTGATCCTCAGTCATTTAGAAGGGAATGCGAGAAATTTGAAGATGAGGAATTATTTTATGAAGTTGGATTATTTTTAATAAATCAAAATTTAATTGAATACTATCTTGATAATATTCAATATTTAAATCCACTTTCATCTACACCTAAACGTATTTATCTAAATAAAGATTCTCAAAGTGAATACGAAAAAGCTGATCTAGATAAGTTCACTAATCTTATAACGACCAATCAAATTTCAAAAGAAAAAATTAACAAATTCGATAAAATTCTAAAGGAATATGGTATTGCAGATGGGATCAAGGTTTTTAGTTCGAAGAACCTTCCAGTTTCAGAGCTAAGAGTTAAAATTAAGAATTTAGTAAGTAATATATATGATGTGGGCTATGGAGTTTCTCTTCAAATTCCCATGATATTTGAGGCATTTATTGCAGAAAATGAAGGAGGAAAGACATTCATTATTGAACAACCAGAAGTCCATTTGCATCCAAAACTACAAGCCAAATTCATAGAAACCTTATTAAAACTTGGGGAAAAAAACAACTATATTATTGAGACTCATAGTGAACATTTAGTAAGAAAACTACAGGTAGTTGTAAAAAATAAATCATATAGTGTTACAAATAAAGAAGTAAAGGTTTTTTACTTTTCAAGAAATGAGGATTCATTTGAAATATCCAACCATGATTTTGACAATAATGGGATTATGAATAAACAGTTTCCAAGTGGCTTTTATGATAATTCCTATCTTTTAACTAAAGAATTAATGTTTTAA